One genomic window of Micrococcus flavus includes the following:
- the infB gene encoding translation initiation factor IF-2 — translation MAKVRVHELAKELGITSKEALSTLKDMGEFVSSASSTIEPPVVKKLRGAYAGAAKGSPTSGGPGQGSPKSGAPTPKAGQGPKPGQKATPTPGAAPKPGQKPAPAPAAPAQPKAETPAQPKAEAPRPAGPAAPTPAAAAPKPGATAPKPGGAKPGAPRPGNNPFTSKGAAGGQGGPRPGARPGGRPGGARPGNNPFAPSQGMRQGREDRAPRPGGPRPAAGAGGPRPAAGAGGPRPGGPRPAAGAGGPRPNPGMMPKQITPAPAPGRGGGGRGRPGGGPGGGPGRPGGGPNRGRGNAQGAFGRGGGGARKGRKSKRAKRQEFEQQHTREIGGVKVPKGDGTTILRLRRGASLADFAEKIRADVADLVKVLFTLGEMASANQSLDEDTFQLLGDELGYKVQVVSPEDEDKELLEAFDIDLEAEEANEDADDLVARPAVVTVMGHVDHGKTRLLDAIRKSNVIAGEAGGITQHIGAYQVPVEHEGEERRLTFIDTPGHEAFTAMRARGAKVTDIAVLVVAADDGVMPQTVEALNHAQSADVPIVVAVNKIDKDGAQPDKIRGQLTEYGIVPEEYGGETMFVDVSARNGLNIDQLLESILLTADAALELTANPDKDARGVAIEANLDKGRGAVATVLVQTGTLRVGDTMVVGSAHGRVRAMFDENGNPVEEADPSRPVQVLGLSSVPRAGDSFLVTDDERTARQIAEKREAADRNAQLAKRRKRITLEDFDQAVAEGKLDTLNLIIKGDAAGPVEALEDSLLKIEVGEDEVQLRVIHRGVGAITQNDVNLATVDNAIIIGFNVRPAERVADLADREGVDMRFYSVIYDAIDDIENALKGMLKPEYEEVALGSAEVREVFRSSKWGAIAGSLVRSGLIRRNAQARLVRDGSVVADNLRIESLRRFKDDATEVRDGYECGIGLGNFNDIKEGDVIETFEMQEKPRA, via the coding sequence GTGGCAAAGGTCCGCGTCCATGAGCTCGCCAAGGAGCTCGGCATCACCTCGAAGGAGGCCTTGAGCACCCTCAAGGACATGGGGGAGTTCGTCTCCTCCGCCTCCTCCACCATCGAGCCCCCCGTGGTCAAGAAGCTGCGCGGCGCCTACGCCGGCGCCGCTAAGGGCTCTCCGACCTCCGGCGGCCCGGGCCAGGGCTCGCCGAAGTCCGGGGCCCCCACCCCGAAGGCCGGCCAGGGTCCCAAGCCCGGCCAGAAGGCCACCCCCACCCCCGGAGCGGCGCCCAAGCCGGGTCAGAAGCCGGCCCCCGCCCCGGCGGCGCCGGCCCAGCCGAAGGCCGAGACCCCGGCGCAGCCGAAGGCCGAGGCCCCGCGCCCCGCCGGTCCCGCCGCGCCCACGCCGGCGGCCGCCGCCCCCAAGCCCGGCGCAACCGCCCCGAAGCCGGGCGGTGCCAAGCCGGGCGCCCCGCGCCCGGGGAACAACCCGTTCACCTCCAAGGGCGCCGCCGGCGGCCAGGGCGGCCCCCGTCCGGGCGCCCGTCCCGGCGGACGTCCGGGCGGCGCGCGTCCGGGCAACAACCCGTTCGCCCCGTCCCAGGGCATGCGCCAGGGCCGTGAGGACCGCGCCCCCCGTCCGGGCGGTCCCCGTCCGGCCGCGGGTGCGGGCGGTCCCCGTCCCGCCGCCGGTGCCGGTGGCCCCCGTCCGGGCGGTCCCCGTCCGGCCGCGGGTGCGGGCGGTCCGCGCCCGAACCCGGGCATGATGCCCAAGCAGATCACCCCTGCTCCGGCCCCCGGCCGCGGCGGCGGCGGTCGCGGCCGTCCCGGCGGCGGCCCCGGCGGCGGCCCCGGCCGTCCGGGCGGCGGTCCGAACCGCGGTCGCGGCAACGCGCAGGGTGCGTTCGGCCGCGGCGGCGGCGGCGCGCGCAAGGGGCGCAAGTCCAAGCGCGCGAAGCGCCAGGAGTTCGAGCAGCAGCACACGCGTGAGATCGGCGGCGTCAAGGTCCCCAAGGGCGACGGCACCACGATCCTGCGCCTGCGCCGCGGCGCGTCCCTGGCCGACTTCGCCGAGAAGATCCGCGCGGACGTCGCGGACCTCGTGAAGGTCCTCTTCACCCTGGGCGAGATGGCCTCGGCCAACCAGTCCCTCGACGAGGACACCTTCCAGCTGCTCGGCGACGAGCTGGGCTACAAGGTCCAGGTCGTGTCCCCGGAGGACGAGGACAAGGAGCTCCTGGAGGCCTTCGACATCGACCTCGAGGCCGAGGAGGCCAACGAGGACGCCGACGACCTCGTCGCGCGCCCCGCGGTGGTCACCGTCATGGGCCACGTGGACCACGGCAAGACCCGCCTGCTGGACGCGATCCGCAAGTCCAACGTCATCGCGGGCGAGGCCGGCGGCATCACCCAGCACATCGGCGCCTACCAGGTGCCGGTGGAGCACGAGGGCGAGGAGCGCCGCCTGACCTTCATCGACACCCCGGGTCACGAGGCGTTCACCGCCATGCGTGCCCGCGGTGCGAAGGTCACGGACATCGCGGTCCTCGTGGTCGCGGCCGACGACGGCGTCATGCCGCAGACGGTCGAGGCGCTGAACCACGCGCAGTCGGCGGACGTGCCGATCGTCGTGGCGGTCAACAAGATCGACAAGGACGGCGCGCAGCCGGACAAGATCCGCGGCCAGCTCACCGAGTACGGCATCGTGCCCGAGGAGTACGGCGGCGAGACGATGTTCGTGGACGTCTCCGCCCGCAACGGCCTCAACATCGACCAGCTCCTGGAGTCGATCCTGCTGACGGCGGACGCGGCCCTCGAGCTGACGGCGAACCCGGACAAGGACGCCCGCGGCGTGGCCATCGAGGCGAACCTCGACAAGGGCCGCGGCGCCGTCGCCACCGTGCTGGTGCAGACCGGCACCCTGCGCGTGGGCGACACGATGGTGGTGGGCTCCGCCCACGGCCGCGTGCGCGCCATGTTCGACGAGAACGGCAACCCCGTGGAGGAGGCCGACCCGTCGCGCCCCGTCCAGGTGCTGGGCCTGTCCTCGGTGCCGCGCGCCGGCGACTCGTTCCTGGTGACCGACGACGAGCGCACCGCCCGTCAGATCGCCGAGAAGCGCGAGGCGGCCGACCGCAACGCACAGCTCGCGAAGCGCCGCAAGCGCATCACGCTCGAGGACTTCGACCAGGCCGTGGCCGAGGGCAAGCTCGACACGCTCAACCTCATCATCAAGGGCGACGCCGCCGGTCCGGTGGAGGCGCTCGAGGACTCGCTCCTCAAGATCGAGGTCGGCGAGGACGAGGTGCAGCTGCGCGTCATCCACCGTGGCGTCGGCGCGATCACCCAGAACGACGTCAACCTGGCCACCGTGGACAACGCCATCATCATCGGCTTCAACGTGCGTCCCGCCGAGCGGGTCGCCGACCTGGCCGACCGCGAGGGCGTGGACATGCGGTTCTACTCCGTCATCTACGACGCGATCGACGACATCGAGAACGCCCTCAAGGGCATGCTCAAGCCGGAGTACGAGGAGGTCGCGCTGGGCTCGGCCGAGGTGCGCGAGGTGTTCCGCTCCTCCAAGTGGGGCGCGATCGCCGGCTCGCTGGTGCGCTCGGGCCTCATCCGCCGCAACGCCCAGGCCCGCCTGGTGCGCGACGGCAGCGTGGTGGCCGACAACCTCAGGATCGAGTCCCTGCGCCGCTTCAAGGACGACGCCACCGAGGTGCGCGACGGCTACGAGTGCGGCATCGGCCTCGGCAACTTCAACGACATCAA
- a CDS encoding ribosome maturation factor RimP produces MDRTPETAPAAPAELEALIADALAHRGVVVESVRVAGAAATPTVEVLLDRAEGTEGLSLDEVAELSGLVSAALDAQGAHVPGVGTGEYVLEVGTVGVDRPLTEPRHWARAVGRLVEVSVDRALPVTARVLAVEPVGVELQTVRAGAKKGMRPKVLPAEHVPFDRLGPGRVQVEWSTAQDADGSGASDTAEHTEA; encoded by the coding sequence ATGGACCGCACGCCGGAGACCGCCCCCGCCGCCCCCGCCGAGCTGGAGGCCCTGATCGCGGACGCCCTCGCGCACCGGGGCGTCGTGGTGGAGTCCGTGCGCGTGGCGGGCGCCGCGGCCACGCCCACCGTGGAGGTCCTCCTGGACCGCGCGGAGGGCACGGAGGGGCTCAGCCTGGACGAGGTCGCCGAGCTCTCCGGACTGGTCTCCGCCGCCCTCGACGCCCAGGGCGCGCACGTGCCCGGCGTCGGCACGGGGGAGTACGTGCTGGAGGTGGGCACGGTCGGCGTCGACCGACCGCTGACCGAGCCGCGCCACTGGGCCCGGGCCGTGGGCCGCCTCGTGGAGGTGAGCGTCGACCGGGCGCTGCCCGTCACCGCGCGCGTGCTCGCCGTGGAGCCGGTGGGCGTCGAGCTGCAGACCGTCCGGGCCGGCGCCAAGAAGGGGATGCGGCCCAAGGTGCTGCCCGCCGAGCACGTGCCCTTCGACCGGCTCGGCCCCGGACGGGTCCAGGTAGAGTGGTCGACCGCCCAGGACGCCGACGGCTCCGGGGCATCGGACACGGCAGAGCACACGGAGGCCTGA
- a CDS encoding YlxR family protein, whose protein sequence is MTSRTVVRTCVGCRAEVDRTELVRVALDPSTEPPSVVWDRSRRRPGRGAWLHPGPECLQLALRRRAFHRAFRGPVDPDGLMAEPQATHEAPQGPGGTEHAAPADRPTDEGGSEI, encoded by the coding sequence ATGACGTCCAGGACGGTCGTGCGCACCTGCGTCGGGTGCCGAGCCGAGGTGGACCGGACAGAGCTGGTGCGCGTGGCGCTGGACCCGTCGACGGAACCCCCGTCCGTCGTCTGGGACCGGAGCCGACGCCGTCCCGGACGCGGTGCCTGGCTGCACCCCGGACCGGAGTGCCTGCAGCTCGCCCTGCGCCGTCGTGCGTTCCACCGGGCCTTCCGTGGCCCCGTGGATCCCGACGGACTCATGGCGGAGCCGCAGGCCACCCACGAGGCCCCGCAGGGGCCGGGCGGGACGGAGCACGCCGCGCCGGCTGACAGACCGACAGATGAAGGCGGGTCAGAGATCTGA
- the nusA gene encoding transcription termination factor NusA has protein sequence MDIDMSALRMLVAERDIPLDRLVPAIEQALLMAYQRTPGAIRGARVELDRATGHVTVWAPEVDDDGTRVGEFDDTPNGFGRIAASTARQVIFQRLRDADDAKVLGEFKDREGQLVSGVIQQGTHRHMVQVDLGTLEAVLPPPEQVPGEEYRHGRRLRAVIISATRGPKGPSVTLSRSHPDLVRRLFALEVPEIAEGVVEITALAREAGHRTKMAVRATRAGVNPKGAAIGEMGTRVRAVMAELGGEKIDIVEHSDDPAEMIAHALSPARTVSVEILDEAQHSARVTVPQHQLSLAIGKEGQNARLAARLTGWRIDIVGDAPQGGGAPAPAAPEQS, from the coding sequence TTGGACATCGACATGAGCGCGCTGCGCATGCTGGTCGCGGAGCGGGACATCCCCCTGGACCGTCTCGTGCCGGCCATCGAGCAGGCCCTGCTGATGGCCTACCAGCGCACCCCCGGCGCCATCCGCGGCGCCCGCGTGGAGCTGGACCGCGCCACCGGCCACGTGACGGTGTGGGCGCCCGAGGTGGACGACGACGGCACGCGGGTGGGCGAGTTCGACGACACCCCCAACGGCTTCGGCCGCATCGCCGCCTCCACGGCGCGGCAGGTCATCTTCCAGCGCCTGCGGGACGCGGACGACGCGAAGGTGCTCGGCGAGTTCAAGGACCGCGAGGGCCAGCTCGTCTCCGGCGTGATCCAGCAGGGCACCCACCGGCACATGGTCCAGGTGGACCTCGGCACCCTCGAGGCGGTGCTGCCGCCGCCCGAGCAGGTCCCGGGCGAGGAGTACCGTCACGGCCGCCGCCTGCGCGCCGTGATCATCTCGGCCACCCGCGGCCCCAAGGGCCCTTCCGTCACGCTCTCCCGCTCGCACCCGGACCTCGTGCGCCGCCTGTTCGCCCTCGAGGTCCCGGAGATCGCCGAGGGGGTGGTGGAGATCACCGCCCTGGCCCGCGAGGCCGGACACCGCACCAAGATGGCGGTCCGGGCCACCCGCGCCGGCGTGAACCCCAAGGGCGCGGCGATCGGCGAGATGGGCACCCGCGTGCGGGCCGTGATGGCCGAGCTCGGCGGGGAGAAGATCGACATCGTGGAGCACTCGGACGACCCGGCCGAGATGATCGCCCACGCCCTGTCCCCGGCCCGGACCGTGTCGGTGGAGATCCTGGACGAGGCCCAGCACTCCGCCCGCGTGACCGTGCCCCAGCACCAGCTCTCCCTCGCCATCGGCAAGGAGGGGCAGAACGCCCGCCTGGCCGCCCGCCTGACCGGCTGGCGCATCGACATCGTGGGCGACGCCCCGCAGGGGGGCGGAGCCCCCGCCCCGGCCGCGCCCGAGCAGTCCTGA